In Microbacterium lushaniae, the following are encoded in one genomic region:
- the zwf gene encoding glucose-6-phosphate dehydrogenase yields the protein MTVDISQGHNPLRDPEDRRLSRIAGPSALVIFGVTGDLSRKKLMPAVYDLANRGLLPPGFALVGFARRDWEDQDFAEVVHDAVKQYARTEFRDETWKELLEGIRFVPGEFDDPDAFRRLRETVESLDVERGTMGNHAYYLSIPPKAFPLVAQQLKESGLVGGAEEGEPGWRRVVIEKPFGHDLESARELNAALETAFPADSIFRIDHYLGKETVQNILALRFANELYEPIWNRNYVDHVQITMAEDIGVGGRAGYYDGIGAARDVIQNHLLQLMALTAMEEPISFNARHLRAEKEKVLAAVRLPEDLSLATARGQYAGGWQGGEQVTGFLEEDGMDPGSTTETYAAVKLEVNTRRWAGVPFYLRTGKRLGRRVTEVAVVFKRAPQLLFSRSQTEELGQNALVIRVQPDEGVTIRFGSKVPGDGTQVRDVTMDFGYGHAFTEASPEAYERLILDVLLGDPPLFPRHEEVELSWRILDPIEEFWAEQGGPLEQYSPGSWGPASADELLARDGRTWRRP from the coding sequence ATGACCGTCGACATCTCGCAGGGACACAATCCGCTGCGCGATCCGGAGGACCGCCGGCTCAGCCGCATCGCCGGGCCCAGTGCCCTCGTGATCTTCGGCGTCACCGGCGACCTGTCGCGCAAGAAGCTCATGCCGGCCGTGTACGACCTCGCCAACCGCGGGCTCCTGCCCCCGGGCTTCGCGCTGGTCGGTTTCGCCCGCCGCGACTGGGAGGACCAGGACTTCGCCGAGGTCGTCCACGACGCCGTCAAGCAGTACGCGCGCACCGAGTTCCGCGACGAGACGTGGAAGGAGCTCCTGGAGGGCATCCGCTTCGTCCCCGGCGAGTTCGACGACCCCGACGCCTTCCGCCGCCTGCGCGAGACCGTCGAGAGCCTGGACGTCGAGCGCGGCACGATGGGCAACCACGCGTACTACCTGTCCATCCCGCCCAAAGCCTTCCCGCTCGTGGCGCAGCAGCTGAAGGAATCTGGCCTCGTCGGCGGCGCCGAGGAGGGTGAGCCCGGTTGGCGCCGCGTGGTCATCGAGAAGCCCTTCGGACACGACCTGGAGTCGGCGCGGGAGCTGAACGCGGCGCTGGAGACGGCGTTCCCGGCCGACTCGATCTTCCGCATCGACCACTACCTCGGCAAGGAGACCGTCCAGAACATCCTGGCGCTGCGCTTCGCGAACGAGCTGTACGAGCCGATCTGGAACCGCAACTACGTCGATCACGTGCAGATCACGATGGCCGAGGACATCGGTGTGGGCGGACGGGCCGGCTACTACGACGGCATCGGCGCGGCGCGCGATGTCATCCAGAACCACCTGCTGCAGCTCATGGCGCTCACCGCGATGGAGGAGCCGATCAGCTTCAACGCGCGTCACCTCCGTGCCGAGAAGGAGAAGGTGCTCGCCGCCGTCCGCCTACCCGAAGACCTGTCCCTCGCCACGGCGCGCGGGCAGTACGCCGGCGGGTGGCAGGGCGGGGAGCAGGTCACCGGCTTCCTGGAGGAGGACGGCATGGATCCGGGCTCCACGACGGAGACCTACGCCGCCGTCAAGCTCGAGGTGAACACGCGCCGCTGGGCGGGGGTGCCGTTCTACCTGCGCACGGGCAAGCGCCTGGGCCGGCGGGTCACCGAGGTGGCCGTGGTGTTCAAGCGCGCTCCGCAGCTGCTGTTCAGCCGCAGCCAGACCGAGGAGCTGGGGCAGAACGCGCTGGTCATCCGTGTGCAGCCCGATGAGGGCGTCACGATCCGGTTCGGCTCGAAGGTCCCCGGCGACGGCACGCAGGTGCGCGACGTGACGATGGACTTCGGCTACGGGCACGCCTTCACCGAGGCCAGCCCCGAGGCCTATGAACGCCTCATCCTCGACGTGCTCCTGGGCGACCCGCCCCTCTTCCCGCGTCACGAGGAGGTCGAGCTCAGCTGGCGGATCCTCGACCCGATCGAGGAGTTCTGGGCCGAACAGGGCGGACCCCTCGAACAGTACTCTCCGGGATCGTGGGGGCCGGCCTCGGCCGATGAGCTCCTCGCCCGCGACGGCCGCACCTGGAGGCGCCCGTGA
- a CDS encoding glucose-6-phosphate isomerase gives MSFGIHVSGRPKELVDSVVPGLAASLVASGITAGDATLWGAAAEDEASRRLGWVQSVSLSRPLVPEIEALRAELVAQGVTRVVLAGMGGSSLAPEVIAQTAGVPLVILDSTSPGQVLAAIDGDAEAGGLQQTVLVVSSKSGSTVETDSAKRAFEAAFRDLGIDPLERIVVVTDPGSPLDQSARAEGYRVFNADPDVGGRFSALTAFGLVPSGLAGVDISELLDEAEATLLEVAIDGRENPALTLAAAIAGGDPRKDKLGLVTDGTHIVGLPDWIEQLIAESTGKNGTGILPVVLLPVSPEVEDPPADLQILRLVDDAEAFHLFERHFGEILVSGSLGAQFVVWEYATAIAGRMLGINPFDQPDVESAKVAARGLLEARPEPTAPAFVTDGVEVRVSDPALAASGTLAGVLDALWARIPADGYVSVQAYVNRLAVPQLHGLRELVAADSGRPTTFGWGPRFLHSTGQYHKGGPAVGVFLQITEQSDVELEIPGRPFTFGELIQAQAAGDAAVLAEGHGRPVVTLTLTDPQIDVLSLFEAAQ, from the coding sequence ATGAGTTTCGGGATCCACGTCTCCGGGCGCCCCAAGGAGCTCGTGGACTCGGTCGTCCCGGGGCTGGCCGCCTCGCTCGTGGCGTCGGGCATCACCGCCGGCGACGCCACGCTGTGGGGAGCCGCCGCCGAGGACGAGGCATCCCGGCGCCTGGGCTGGGTGCAGTCGGTGTCGCTCTCGCGACCCCTCGTCCCCGAGATCGAGGCGCTGCGCGCCGAGCTCGTCGCCCAGGGCGTGACCCGCGTGGTGCTGGCGGGAATGGGCGGGTCCTCCCTGGCCCCCGAGGTGATCGCCCAGACCGCCGGCGTGCCGCTGGTGATCCTGGACTCCACCTCGCCGGGGCAGGTGCTCGCCGCGATCGACGGCGATGCCGAAGCCGGCGGCCTGCAGCAGACCGTGCTCGTGGTCTCGTCGAAGTCGGGCTCGACCGTGGAGACCGACTCGGCCAAGCGCGCCTTCGAGGCGGCGTTCCGCGACCTCGGCATCGACCCGCTCGAGCGCATCGTCGTGGTGACCGACCCCGGTTCACCGCTGGATCAGTCCGCACGCGCCGAGGGCTATCGCGTCTTCAACGCCGACCCCGACGTCGGGGGGCGCTTCTCCGCGCTGACCGCCTTCGGCCTCGTGCCCTCGGGCCTGGCCGGCGTCGACATCAGCGAGCTGCTGGACGAGGCCGAGGCGACCCTCCTGGAAGTGGCCATCGACGGCCGCGAGAACCCGGCGCTGACCCTGGCCGCCGCGATCGCCGGCGGCGATCCGCGTAAGGACAAGCTGGGCCTGGTCACCGACGGCACGCACATCGTGGGCCTGCCCGACTGGATCGAGCAGCTCATCGCCGAATCCACCGGGAAGAACGGCACCGGCATCCTCCCCGTCGTCCTGCTGCCGGTCTCCCCCGAGGTGGAGGACCCGCCCGCCGACCTGCAGATCCTGCGACTGGTCGACGACGCAGAGGCCTTCCACCTGTTCGAGCGCCACTTCGGCGAGATCCTCGTGAGCGGCTCCCTCGGCGCGCAGTTCGTGGTGTGGGAGTACGCGACGGCGATCGCGGGCCGGATGCTGGGGATCAACCCGTTCGACCAGCCCGACGTCGAGTCGGCCAAGGTCGCCGCGCGCGGACTGCTGGAGGCCCGCCCCGAGCCGACCGCACCCGCCTTCGTCACCGACGGCGTCGAGGTGCGCGTGAGCGATCCGGCCCTGGCTGCCTCCGGCACGCTCGCCGGCGTGCTCGACGCGCTGTGGGCCCGCATCCCCGCCGACGGCTACGTCTCCGTGCAGGCGTACGTGAACCGTCTGGCCGTGCCGCAGCTGCACGGCCTGCGCGAGCTCGTCGCCGCCGACTCCGGGCGGCCCACGACGTTCGGGTGGGGGCCGCGGTTCCTGCACTCCACCGGGCAGTACCACAAGGGCGGACCCGCGGTGGGGGTGTTCCTCCAGATCACGGAGCAGTCCGACGTCGAGCTGGAGATCCCCGGCCGCCCGTTCACCTTCGGCGAGCTGATCCAGGCGCAGGCCGCCGGCGACGCCGCCGTCCTCGCCGAGGGCCACGGCCGTCCGGTCGTCACCCTGACCCTCACCGACCCGCAGATCGACGTGCTCTCGCTCTTCGAGGCCGCCCAGTGA
- a CDS encoding glucose-6-phosphate dehydrogenase assembly protein OpcA gives MIIDLPDTTVSKISKALVNVREEGGAVALGRVLTLIIVTHHGAEEEVIEAANDASREHPMRVIVLMINDEDDRPRLDAEIRVGGDAGASEVVVLRVYGAAGSNAESLVTGLLLPDAPVVAWWPADPPASPAESEVGRIAQRRITDASSQPDPAAWVDALGSHHSPGDTDFAWTRLTRWREQLAAVLDQPPYVPVTAVQVRGAADSPSTVLLAAWLRLKLGVPVDSEYVPTDQWAGGIKSVRLTRSNGDTLLERPTPGVAVLTQPGQPSHELAFPRRTLRECLAEELRRLDPDVLYGRVITEGMELLARGQDGSDRG, from the coding sequence GTGATCATCGACCTGCCCGACACGACCGTCAGCAAGATCTCCAAGGCGCTCGTCAACGTGCGCGAGGAGGGCGGTGCCGTCGCCCTCGGACGCGTGCTGACGCTCATCATCGTGACGCACCACGGCGCGGAGGAGGAGGTCATCGAGGCCGCCAACGACGCGTCGCGGGAGCATCCGATGCGCGTCATCGTGCTCATGATCAACGACGAGGACGACCGTCCGCGCCTGGATGCGGAGATCCGCGTGGGCGGCGACGCCGGCGCGAGCGAGGTCGTCGTGCTCCGGGTCTACGGGGCCGCCGGCTCGAACGCGGAGAGCCTGGTCACGGGACTGCTGCTGCCCGACGCCCCCGTGGTGGCGTGGTGGCCCGCCGATCCCCCGGCCTCGCCTGCGGAGTCGGAGGTGGGCCGCATCGCTCAGCGACGCATCACGGATGCCTCGAGCCAGCCCGACCCGGCGGCGTGGGTGGATGCCCTCGGCAGCCACCACTCCCCCGGCGACACCGACTTCGCCTGGACGCGCCTCACGCGCTGGCGCGAGCAGCTCGCGGCCGTGCTCGACCAGCCCCCCTACGTGCCCGTCACCGCGGTGCAGGTGCGGGGTGCGGCCGATTCCCCCTCCACGGTGCTCCTGGCCGCGTGGCTGCGCCTGAAGCTGGGCGTGCCCGTCGACTCGGAGTACGTGCCCACCGACCAGTGGGCCGGGGGCATCAAGAGCGTCCGGCTGACCCGGTCCAACGGCGACACGCTGCTGGAGCGGCCGACGCCCGGCGTGGCCGTGCTCACGCAGCCGGGACAGCCCTCGCACGAGCTCGCGTTCCCTCGGCGCACGCTGCGCGAGTGCCTCGCGGAGGAGCTGCGGCGCCTGGACCCGGATGTGCTGTACGGTCGCGTCATCACCGAGGGCATGGAGCTGCTGGCCCGCGGCCAGGACGGGAGCGATCGTGGCTGA
- a CDS encoding phosphoglycerate kinase — MALRTLASLGSLAGKRVIVRCDLNVPLRDGVIADDGRVRASLPTLNTLINAGARVVVCSHLGRPKGEPDPQYSLAPVAQRLSELLGKPVAFARDTVGESAHEAVAALADGDVAVLENLRFNAGETSKDDAERRAFAEQLADLGDALVSDGFGVVHRKQASVYDLAEILPSAAGLLIEAEVDVLDRLTENPERPYTVVLGGSKVSDKLGVIAHLLPRVNRLLIGGGMMFTFLAAQGHKVGASLLEQDQIDAVKGYLADAAERGVEIVLPVDAVVAASFSADADHVVADATALEDTPFGASGIGLDIGPRTAETFAGAIAGSRTVFWNGPMGVFEMAPFAAGTRAVAQALTEVDGLSVVGGGDSAAAVRQLGFTDDQFGHISTGGGASLEFLEGKKLPGLEVLGWA, encoded by the coding sequence ATGGCTCTGCGCACCCTCGCCTCTCTGGGGTCGCTCGCAGGCAAGCGCGTCATCGTCCGTTGTGACCTGAACGTCCCCCTCCGGGACGGGGTCATCGCAGACGACGGCCGCGTGCGTGCGTCGCTGCCCACGCTGAACACCCTCATCAACGCCGGCGCCCGCGTCGTGGTGTGCTCGCACCTCGGCCGGCCCAAGGGCGAGCCCGACCCGCAGTACAGCCTGGCGCCCGTCGCCCAGCGACTGTCGGAGCTGCTCGGCAAGCCGGTCGCGTTCGCGCGCGACACGGTGGGCGAATCCGCCCACGAAGCCGTGGCCGCCCTGGCGGACGGCGACGTCGCGGTGCTGGAGAACCTGAGGTTCAACGCGGGGGAGACGTCGAAGGACGACGCCGAGCGCCGCGCCTTCGCCGAGCAGCTGGCGGATCTGGGCGACGCGCTCGTATCCGACGGATTCGGCGTCGTGCACCGCAAGCAGGCGAGCGTCTACGACCTCGCCGAGATCCTGCCCTCCGCCGCGGGGCTGCTCATCGAAGCCGAGGTCGACGTGCTCGACCGCCTCACCGAGAACCCCGAGCGCCCCTACACGGTCGTGCTGGGCGGGTCGAAGGTGAGCGACAAGCTCGGGGTCATCGCGCATCTGCTTCCGCGCGTGAACCGCCTGCTCATCGGCGGCGGCATGATGTTCACGTTCCTGGCCGCACAGGGTCACAAGGTCGGCGCGAGCCTGCTCGAGCAGGACCAGATCGACGCCGTGAAGGGCTACCTCGCGGATGCGGCGGAGCGGGGCGTGGAGATCGTCCTTCCCGTCGACGCCGTCGTGGCGGCATCCTTCTCCGCCGACGCCGATCATGTCGTGGCCGACGCCACCGCGCTCGAGGACACGCCCTTCGGCGCGTCGGGCATCGGCCTGGACATCGGACCGCGCACGGCGGAGACCTTCGCCGGTGCCATCGCCGGAAGCCGCACGGTGTTCTGGAACGGCCCCATGGGCGTGTTCGAGATGGCGCCCTTCGCGGCGGGCACGCGCGCCGTGGCCCAGGCCCTCACCGAGGTCGACGGCCTCAGCGTCGTCGGCGGAGGGGACTCCGCCGCGGCCGTGCGTCAGCTGGGCTTCACCGACGACCAGTTCGGCCACATCTCCACCGGCGGCGGCGCCAGCCTGGAGTTCCTCGAAGGCAAGAAGCTTCCCGGACTGGAGGTCCTCGGATGGGCGTAA
- the gap gene encoding type I glyceraldehyde-3-phosphate dehydrogenase yields the protein MTVKIGINGFGRIGRNYFRAALAQGADLDIVAVNDLTDNKTLAHLLKYDSVTGRLDGDVSFDENSITVNGKSFQVFEERDPANLPWGELGVDIVIESTGRFTKAEDARKHIEAGAKKVLISAPATGEDGTFVMGVNEDTYDPATMHIISNASCTTNCLAPLAKVFNDAFGIERGLMTTVHAYTADQNLQDGPHKDLRRARAAAVNIVPTSTGAAKAIGLVLPELKGKLDGFALRVPIPTGSITDLTVTSSRPVTVDEVKAAYKAAAEGPLKGILKYTEDEIVSSDIVTDPHSAIFDSGLLRVLGDQVKLSAWYDNEWGYSSRLVDLTAYVADRL from the coding sequence GTGACCGTCAAGATCGGGATCAACGGCTTCGGCCGAATCGGACGCAACTACTTCCGCGCGGCGCTCGCACAGGGTGCCGACCTCGACATCGTCGCGGTCAACGACCTCACCGACAACAAGACCCTCGCCCACCTCCTGAAGTACGACTCGGTCACGGGCCGCCTCGACGGCGACGTCTCGTTCGACGAGAACTCCATCACGGTCAACGGCAAGTCGTTCCAGGTGTTCGAGGAGCGCGATCCCGCGAACCTCCCCTGGGGCGAGCTGGGCGTGGACATCGTGATCGAGTCCACCGGCCGCTTCACCAAGGCCGAGGACGCCCGCAAGCACATCGAGGCCGGCGCCAAGAAGGTGCTCATCTCCGCCCCCGCCACCGGCGAGGACGGCACGTTCGTCATGGGCGTGAACGAGGACACCTACGACCCGGCCACGATGCACATCATCTCCAACGCGTCGTGCACCACCAACTGCCTCGCGCCGCTGGCCAAGGTGTTCAACGACGCGTTCGGCATCGAGCGCGGCCTCATGACGACGGTGCACGCGTACACGGCCGACCAGAACCTGCAGGACGGACCGCACAAGGACCTGCGCCGTGCGCGCGCCGCGGCCGTCAACATCGTTCCCACCTCCACCGGCGCCGCCAAGGCGATCGGCCTCGTGCTGCCCGAGCTCAAGGGCAAGCTCGACGGCTTCGCGCTGCGCGTCCCGATCCCCACCGGCTCGATCACCGACCTGACGGTCACCTCCTCGCGCCCGGTCACCGTCGACGAGGTCAAGGCCGCCTACAAGGCCGCCGCCGAGGGCCCGCTCAAGGGCATCCTGAAGTACACCGAGGACGAGATCGTCTCCAGCGACATCGTGACCGACCCGCACTCGGCGATCTTCGACTCGGGCCTCCTGCGCGTGCTCGGCGACCAGGTGAAGCTGTCGGCGTGGTACGACAACGAGTGGGGCTACTCCAGCCGCCTCGTCGACCTGACCGCGTACGTCGCCGATCGCCTGTAA
- the pgl gene encoding 6-phosphogluconolactonase, whose product MADAGTEKRVVISDDAQALATSVARRFIDRVAKQVDRGKTVHICLTGGSMGGAVLRAAAADPRTGGIDWSGVHFWWGDERWVPRDSDERNERQARAALLDGLDLPAENIHAMASSDETLDLDAAATAYADELAQFAPADRSETGPWPGFDICFLGVGPDGHIASLFPDRREIQITDRATAAVRDSPKPPPERISLTRPVINSSKRVWMVLAGADKASALGLALAGASYLSVPAAGAKGRKRTILFVDEAAAAQVPPTLIDRDY is encoded by the coding sequence GTGGCTGACGCCGGTACCGAGAAGCGCGTCGTCATCAGCGACGACGCCCAGGCGCTGGCGACGTCGGTCGCCCGCCGTTTCATCGACCGCGTCGCCAAGCAGGTGGACCGCGGCAAGACCGTGCACATCTGCCTCACGGGCGGGTCGATGGGCGGCGCCGTGCTGCGCGCCGCCGCCGCCGACCCGCGCACCGGAGGGATCGACTGGTCGGGCGTGCACTTCTGGTGGGGCGACGAGCGCTGGGTGCCCCGTGACTCCGACGAGCGCAACGAGCGTCAGGCGCGGGCCGCCCTGCTCGACGGACTGGACCTGCCCGCCGAGAACATCCACGCGATGGCCTCGAGCGACGAGACGCTCGATCTGGATGCCGCGGCCACCGCGTACGCCGACGAGCTCGCGCAGTTCGCGCCGGCGGACCGCTCGGAGACCGGGCCGTGGCCCGGCTTCGACATCTGCTTCCTGGGCGTCGGGCCGGACGGGCACATCGCCTCGCTGTTCCCCGACCGTCGCGAGATCCAGATCACCGACCGGGCGACGGCGGCCGTGCGGGATTCGCCGAAGCCTCCGCCCGAGCGCATCTCACTCACGCGCCCGGTGATCAACTCGTCCAAGCGCGTGTGGATGGTGCTCGCCGGCGCCGACAAGGCATCGGCGCTGGGCCTGGCGCTGGCCGGAGCCAGCTACCTGAGCGTTCCCGCTGCGGGTGCGAAGGGGCGCAAGCGCACGATCCTCTTCGTCGACGAGGCCGCCGCCGCGCAGGTGCCGCCCACGCTCATCGACCGCGACTACTGA
- a CDS encoding RNA polymerase-binding protein RbpA — protein sequence MATGGNAIRGTRVGAGPMGEQDHGFHADRITVSYWDALGNETVRHFAAGIPEEEIPETIDSPHSGLPAGRDKENPPALAKTEPYKTHLAYVKERRTEEEAEALLDDALQSLRERRGQA from the coding sequence ATGGCGACAGGCGGCAACGCGATCCGGGGCACGCGCGTAGGTGCGGGCCCCATGGGCGAACAGGACCACGGCTTCCACGCCGACCGCATCACGGTCTCGTACTGGGATGCTCTGGGCAACGAGACCGTCCGGCACTTCGCCGCGGGCATCCCCGAGGAGGAGATCCCCGAGACGATCGACTCCCCGCACTCCGGCCTGCCCGCGGGGCGCGACAAGGAGAACCCGCCGGCGCTGGCGAAGACCGAGCCGTACAAGACGCACCTGGCCTACGTGAAGGAGCGCCGCACCGAGGAAGAGGCCGAAGCCCTCCTCGACGACGCTCTGCAGTCGCTGCGCGAGCGGCGCGGCCAGGCCTGA
- the secG gene encoding preprotein translocase subunit SecG: MQIIEFVLQVLLGITSLLLTLLILLHKGRGGGLSDMFGGGMTSSLGSSGLAERNLNRFTIVLALVWFVTIVGLGLITKFQGL; the protein is encoded by the coding sequence GTGCAGATCATCGAGTTCGTCCTGCAGGTGCTGCTGGGCATCACCAGCCTCCTGCTGACCCTGCTGATCCTGCTCCACAAGGGGCGGGGCGGGGGTCTGTCCGACATGTTCGGCGGCGGCATGACGTCGTCTCTGGGCTCGTCGGGGCTGGCCGAACGCAACCTCAACCGTTTCACCATCGTCCTGGCCCTCGTATGGTTCGTCACCATCGTCGGGCTGGGCCTGATCACGAAGTTCCAGGGACTCTGA
- the tpiA gene encoding triose-phosphate isomerase has translation MGVSARTPFIAGNWKMNLDHLQAVAFVQKLHWTLKEAKHDAGTVEVAVFPPFTDLRTVQTLIDADKIPFGLGAQDLSTHDSGAYTGEVSGQFLAKLDARYVIIGHSERRQYHAETDEIVAQKVQAALRHGLVPVICVGETAEDLEKFGASAVPVGQLETALADVPADADIVVAYEPVWAIGSGQAATPEQAQEVCAKLREVVGATLGPDAAARTRVLYGGSVKSGNIASFMREPDVDGALVGGASLVVDEFAAIVRFQKHVGV, from the coding sequence ATGGGCGTAAGCGCTCGCACCCCTTTCATCGCAGGCAACTGGAAGATGAACCTCGACCACCTGCAGGCGGTGGCGTTCGTGCAGAAGCTGCACTGGACGCTCAAGGAGGCCAAGCACGACGCCGGCACGGTCGAAGTCGCCGTCTTCCCGCCCTTCACCGACCTGCGCACGGTCCAGACGCTGATCGACGCCGACAAGATCCCGTTCGGCCTCGGCGCGCAGGACCTCTCCACACACGACTCCGGTGCCTACACCGGTGAGGTGTCGGGGCAGTTCCTGGCCAAGCTCGATGCCCGCTACGTCATCATCGGTCACTCCGAGCGACGTCAGTACCACGCGGAGACCGACGAGATCGTCGCGCAGAAGGTGCAGGCCGCCCTCCGGCACGGACTGGTCCCCGTCATCTGCGTGGGCGAGACGGCCGAAGACCTGGAGAAGTTCGGCGCGAGCGCCGTGCCGGTCGGACAGCTGGAGACCGCGCTGGCCGACGTGCCGGCCGACGCCGACATCGTCGTGGCCTACGAGCCGGTGTGGGCCATCGGCTCGGGACAGGCCGCCACGCCGGAACAGGCCCAGGAGGTGTGCGCCAAGCTCCGCGAGGTCGTGGGTGCCACCCTCGGGCCGGATGCCGCTGCCCGCACCCGCGTGCTCTACGGCGGTTCGGTGAAGTCGGGCAACATCGCCAGCTTCATGCGCGAACCGGACGTCGACGGCGCCCTGGTGGGCGGCGCGAGCCTCGTCGTGGACGAGTTCGCCGCGATCGTCCGCTTCCAGAAGCACGTCGGCGTCTAG
- the tal gene encoding transaldolase: MSTPTAQLVNEGVSIWLDDLSRQRILTGNLADLIATRNVSGVTTNPTIFAGALSQGEAYEAQVRQLAAKGASTDEAIFEITTDDVRAASDVFAPVFASTGGVDGRVSIEVSPELAHDTEATIAQAKELAAAVDRPNVLIKIPATKAGLPAITEVIAAGISVNVTLIFSLERYAEVIDAYLTGVERAQAAGHEISTLQSVASFFVSRVDTEVDKRLAAVGTPEAEALKGKAGLANARLAYELYEKEFASDRAKALLEAGATVQRPLWASTGVKDPELPDTLYVTELVARGVVNTMPEKTLEATFDHGVIGGDTVTGTYDQSREVFAQLADAGVDFADITQVLEDEGVQKFIASWQELQETVSTALQAGTTEAAR; this comes from the coding sequence ATGAGCACCCCCACCGCCCAGCTCGTCAACGAAGGCGTCAGCATCTGGCTCGACGACCTCTCGCGGCAGCGGATCCTGACGGGCAACCTCGCCGACCTCATCGCCACGCGCAACGTCAGCGGCGTCACCACCAACCCGACGATCTTCGCCGGCGCCCTGTCGCAGGGCGAGGCGTACGAGGCGCAGGTCCGGCAGCTGGCCGCCAAGGGCGCCAGCACCGACGAGGCGATCTTCGAGATCACGACCGACGACGTGCGCGCCGCATCCGACGTGTTCGCGCCGGTGTTCGCTTCGACCGGCGGCGTCGACGGTCGCGTGTCGATCGAGGTCTCCCCCGAGCTCGCACACGACACCGAAGCCACCATCGCGCAGGCGAAGGAACTCGCCGCCGCCGTGGACCGACCGAACGTCCTGATCAAGATCCCCGCGACGAAGGCGGGCCTGCCCGCCATCACCGAGGTGATCGCCGCGGGCATCTCCGTCAACGTCACGCTCATCTTCAGCCTGGAGCGGTACGCCGAGGTCATCGACGCCTACCTCACGGGTGTCGAGCGGGCGCAGGCGGCCGGCCACGAGATCTCGACGCTGCAGTCCGTCGCCTCGTTCTTCGTCTCGCGCGTGGACACGGAGGTCGACAAGCGTCTGGCCGCCGTCGGCACGCCGGAGGCCGAGGCGCTCAAGGGCAAGGCGGGCCTCGCCAACGCGCGACTGGCCTACGAGCTGTACGAGAAGGAGTTCGCCTCCGACCGCGCCAAGGCGCTCCTGGAGGCCGGCGCCACCGTGCAGCGCCCCCTGTGGGCCTCCACCGGCGTCAAGGACCCGGAGCTGCCCGACACGCTCTACGTCACCGAGCTCGTCGCGCGGGGCGTCGTCAACACGATGCCGGAGAAGACGCTCGAGGCGACCTTCGACCACGGCGTGATCGGCGGCGACACCGTCACGGGCACGTACGACCAGTCGCGCGAGGTGTTCGCGCAGCTCGCCGACGCCGGCGTCGACTTCGCCGACATCACCCAGGTGCTCGAGGATGAGGGCGTCCAGAAGTTCATCGCCTCATGGCAGGAACTGCAGGAGACGGTCTCCACGGCACTGCAAGCAGGCACCACGGAGGCCGCTCGATGA